The Vitis vinifera cultivar Pinot Noir 40024 chromosome 3, ASM3070453v1 region CAAGAAAAAGATACCCCTagggtgggtttttttttttttttgggaattaatgaaaaaaaaaaaaaaaaaaaagagatgggTGTTTCAAAGGATATGATgggatatttattttttgggaaattaattttatacaaataaaaattaataaaaatttcatctagttttcatcatttaGTCTAAAGTGAAGTGGACACCATTGCATAGCGTTGTCACAATGAAGGCATCCTCTTCTTGAATTGGTGTCAAAGATAAGGACAAAAGGCAAAATGATGGCTCAAGCCAAGTCTAAGATAATCATccaattttgattattttcaacaattatTTTGTGtgatactttttaaaaataatatcacaTGAAAATGATTATGAAATTCATAATATGctactttaatttttatattttcgatatgtataaaaaacaaatgatattattcttttattatcGATCTCATTATTTACACCTAATGTTACCTTTTTATgcttgaattttattatttgtattttcatttaacattttggattgatatatatatatatatatatatatatatatataattaaaattacatcttgtctttaaaatttctttctttcatgcccaccaattaaaatttttaaataattttccagaattttacaatttttcaaactaattttaataGCAAATTTTACCGATTTTTGAAACGTATCCCACTTCTCCAATTTCTCACActcattttgaatttcaaatagaGTCAAATAAAGCCACTACAATGCCCAAGGTAGCCCTGTGATTATAGGGCACAAGGCGCTGATAAATAGGTTAACATAGGGCCAATTTCGTCTTTTCGCTAGCATCACCCTGTCGTCAACCCGTAGTAGCCGGTCAAAATTTTCGGATTAGGGACTGGCTACGCAGGGTTTGCCGCGAAGCCGGTATTTTAACGGTCAAAATATAAATCCTCTGTCCTTCCCCTCCTTTTTTTCTACACTGATAAATTCCTTCCCTCTTTTCTCGGGAAGGCTCTTCCTTGCCGACACTTTCTTCACCCTCAAATTTCACTCTCAAAAACTTCTTgattttccactattttttttttttaaaagcaaccCCATTTGATTAACCAAGCTTTTTTCATCACCACAtcactaatttaatttttctttaatttttttaaaatattttctcagCCTCAGAATGTAGTTAGAGTTGGTATAGCTGACGAATCTTTGGCGGCAATCCCATTTTTAAAGCATGTGTGGGGCTGAATGGGAACAAATTTTAGGTACAATTCTGTTGTCGGGTCAtacttattttttgttgattcagcattttttttagtaaaattttcaGTCAATAATTCAAAGATCTTGTgggacttttcttttttattttcatccatGGTGGGCATCGGAATTTTCCtagtttttgtttaaattttgagGTTTGGCTCAATGGGTATCAATTAAATTCAGAGTTGGGAGGTCTGAGTATAATATCACCATTGATGGAAGCTTTTTGTTGCAGAGATTGAGATGATGATTTCAAGAATTGGAAAGACTTTTACCTAGTGAAAATTTGCAGAGGACTCTGCAAATAGAGAGAGGAGGAGGAACAAGAGGATACAATGACAGTTGAGGTTGTTGAGAAGAAGAATGTGCTGGTGGGTATTAGGGTTGACAGCCATAGCAGAGAGCTGCTGAATTGGGCTATAGTGAAAGTTGCAGAACCCGGAGATTGTGTGGTTGCAGTTCATGTTAGTGAAGGTTGTGGTTGCTCTCATGCCCTTTTGGATTCCCTTTGTTGTTTCTGATCATAGGTCTTAACAGTGGTGgaatgaatttatatttttcagatCTTTCTTTGAGAGATAAGCTCTTGTTGGAGGGCTATTTGGAGGTTCATGAACGCCTCTGCGATATAAAGCAGGTATGAAATTTgcaaattttgataatttctCCTTCATTTGGTGAAAAAGAATTGACTTGAGGTTTCATGTTTTCGGGTTTTTCAGGTGGATCTCATTGGGCAGGTCTTACCAGGAAGATCAATCAAAAGGGTTCTGGTGAGAGAGGCCAAGAGATGTGCTGCTGCAGCTGTTGTTGTGGGGATAAACTGGAAAAATGCAATTGGGTAAGGGGAGGTAGAAGCTCAAAATTTGGACTATTTTCGGTTTCATTTGGTTCTTTTCTGACAACTATAGGCAGGGATTTTTCTCAGGGGTTGGGCTTCAATGGCTAGATATTGCGCAAAGAGGCTGCCCTCTGACACTGAAGTTCTCGCTATTCACAATGGGAAGGTTGTTTTCAGAAGGTGTTCCAATGGCCAAATACCAGGTCTGATACCAACTTGTAACCAAAGAAAAGTTCTAATTACATGATTTTCTCCTAGAAACTGAAATTTCAAATTCGTTTTTTACTGTGTAATGGCTTGAAGGTGATCCCAGACCGAGCTTTTATCTACCTGGGAACTCTAATCCCAGAGAAACACAATCTGAATTTGCTGATTCTGAGGCATCAGATATTGAAAGAGCCAGTTCTGTAGTACTTCAGAGCTATGAAGAAGGATCAGATAAAGGCCTGAAGGACAACAACTTCAGCCTGGGCAATGAACACAAGAAAGTTTCCAGGAGATCGAATTCACTTTTTGTTGGAGACCCTTCAGAGCAAAGGCCTGGTTGGCCCCTACTGCGAAGGACTAATTCGGTGATCCCACAGGCTCCAAATGGAAGAACAATGTCTGTTGTGCAGTGGGTAATGAGCTTACCAGACCGTTCTCCGCCAGAAACTCCTCAATGCCCAGATAAAACAGAAAGTCCTTTGGGTAGCGGGATTGGTCAGTTCACGAATAAGATTAACCAGAATAGATCATCTTCATGGGTAGAGCTGCCTAAAGAACTAGAACTTCTCCTCAAAACAAACTCATCTGATTGCAGGTGGTTCAGTCATGAGGTTTTGaaagcttcaacttctcaattcTCCTCAGGTTGTACCCCTAATTTGGTTTGAATTAACCcgatttcattttcctttttttgagtGTTGCCCTTCCTAAATTTATGCTTCCATTACAGAAAATCTGATTGGGAAAGGAGGATGTAACCGTGTATACAAGGGTATTCTGCCAAACAGCAAACAAGTGGCAGTAAAGGTTCTGAAGTCATCCAAAGAAGCATGGAAGGATTTTGCCATGGAAGTCAATATCATGTCCTCATTGAAGCACCGACACATTGCCCCTCTGCTTGGGATCTGCCTTGAAGATAGTCATCTAATTTCGGTGTATGAGTTCTTTTCTAGAGGAAGTTTAGAGGAAAACCTACATGGTAAGGCTTCTTTGAGttccatttttcttgtttgataTTGTTACAAATTATGCTGACATGATTTTGGTTTCTGATGCAGGTAGCATCAAACACAAATCAGCATTGTCATGGGAAGTGAGATTCAATTTAGCTGTAGGCGTTGCAGAAGCCCTAAACTACTTACACAATGAGTGTTCTAAACCTGTTATTCATAGAGATATCAAGTCTTCAAACATTCTTCTTTCCAATGATTTTGAACCACAGGTGTTCCACCTAACTGATATAGATGATAATTATGGCAGTCACCATCCAAAAAAAATCACAGATTCCTAACATTTCCAAATGTTTTTCTCACAGTTAGCCGACTTTGGCCTCGCTATATGGGGACCCACAACTTCTTCCTTTCTAACACATGGCGATGTAGTTGGAACTTTTGGGTATCTTGCTCCTGAGTATTTCATGTATGGTAAAGTCAGTGATAAAATCGATGTCTACTCTTTTGGTGTGGTTCTCCTTGAATTATTATCAGGAAGAAAGCCAATTGGTTCTGAGAGCCCCAAGGGCCAAGAAAGCTTGGTAATGTGGGTAAGGACCTTTTCCATAAAATGAAACCTTGTCAAGTGTGAAAGTTCTTTTCATGTGTATCATTCCCTACATTGAATTCAGGCAAAACCAATATTGGAGAGTGGAAATCTAAGAAGTATAATGGATCCAGACCtggatggaaaatttgatgaGGTTCAAATGCAAAGAACGGTTCTTGCAGCTACACTTTGCATCACACAGGCAGCCAGGCGTCGCCCCAAAATAAGCCAGGTAAGAATAATTTTGATCTTTATTCCTAGCTATTGCTGTTGAACTCAGGTGAAAACTCCATTTTTACCTTCTCTTCATCCCAGATACTGAAGCTATTGAGAGGGGAGAAAGATGTTGCTAAGTGGGTGAACTCCCAAATTGAAGATCAACATGATTTAGAAAATCaggatgaaaatgatgatgaagtTTATCCAGATTCAAGTGCAGAGTCACACCTGGGTCTTGCTTTGCTTGATGTGGATGATAATTTTACATCATTCAGCAGCATGGAGCAAGGCAACCGCCTTTCCTTAGAGGAATATATGAAAGGAAGATGGAGCAGATCATCAAGCTTAGAGTAGCTTCTCTTGTACACTGTTAAAATACCTTTTCACTTGTACTTTTCACTTGGTGTTTTTATGCCAATCTAGGTTGTGGGATGTGTAGTTTGTCCCCATATAGGCAAGGAAAGTAAATGTTTGCACCCGATGATGAGGTGgtttgtaaatttaaaaatatagaaatcccaTTGCATATTAAGGGAATCAAACTAGTCTAGTGTTTCAGTTTTGAAAAGTTGAGCTTCTGCTAAATGTTGCAGCACTTGCCATATGGGCGAAACTTCTGCTACAGATGACTACctctacatgaaaaaaaaaaagggttgatCCCTGGTATACTGCAACCCTAAAACAGATCTTATTAACAGTATCTTAAAGGACAGAAATGCAGGTAAAAGTCTATTCAATAAAAGGGAAGAATGAATAAAGTAATTCATTCCTTATTTCCCACTGACACAGCTCCTAATCACTCACATTATGAAGATTATGTCTTCAGTAACAGTTTTCAGAATATTATTGTAAATGGCAAAGCATATAGATCAGCCTTGGGCAAGTACCTGGCATATGGATATAGGGTGGAGCTCCCATGACGTAAGTCATCACTGATAGGTTTAGACCACTCAGTTGTGTTCTTTTGGACTGACCTTGTCTCGAAGAGCCACTCTTGATCATCAAATTCAGTATGCTCACTCAGCTGTGGATCTGGAACCCAATTCTCAAGTAGCTCTCTGAGCTGCGATTCATGCAGTGAGTGACTTTCAGTGATACAAGTCATCGGAACAGTTTCAGTGGCCCCCTCATTGGTGGCTCTCTGAGAGGCAGAATGGCACAGCATCCAGCCAGGTCTAGGATCCATCCCTTGGGCAACATATTCGCACAGGCCTGAAGTGGGAAAGATATGAACTTTGTCAGGTGTAGCATCCATTTCAAACTTCTCCATCCTGTTGGGAGTGGTTTGTACTTTTGGATCCATATGCTTTTGTGGCAGAAATTCAGTCCAGATAATGTTTCCTGGAACAATAACAAAGAGGCAAGATTTTATCATCCGCAAGAagattaaaaggaaaaagaaaaaagacctGAAAATTGCAGCCAATTTCAAAGAGAAAGAGCAAACATGGTAACCATCATCATGGAGCTTATGGCAGCAACAGGGAAATGAGCAGGGCTTTCTTCTGTTGAAGTTCTCGCCATTGTAAAAAGAATGACCAAGGCTTTCAGAAACAATGTGCTGCTCCAGCTCTTCACTGAGGTTGAAGTTCTCCAATTTTTGGGGTTCATACTCCCTTTTCTTTTGGTGGTCACTTTTTTCC contains the following coding sequences:
- the LOC100245139 gene encoding protein kinase STUNTED isoform X1 yields the protein MTVEVVEKKNVLVGIRVDSHSRELLNWAIVKVAEPGDCVVAVHVSEDLSLRDKLLLEGYLEVHERLCDIKQVDLIGQVLPGRSIKRVLVREAKRCAAAAVVVGINWKNAIGGWASMARYCAKRLPSDTEVLAIHNGKVVFRRCSNGQIPGDPRPSFYLPGNSNPRETQSEFADSEASDIERASSVVLQSYEEGSDKGLKDNNFSLGNEHKKVSRRSNSLFVGDPSEQRPGWPLLRRTNSVIPQAPNGRTMSVVQWVMSLPDRSPPETPQCPDKTESPLGSGIGQFTNKINQNRSSSWVELPKELELLLKTNSSDCRWFSHEVLKASTSQFSSENLIGKGGCNRVYKGILPNSKQVAVKVLKSSKEAWKDFAMEVNIMSSLKHRHIAPLLGICLEDSHLISVYEFFSRGSLEENLHGSIKHKSALSWEVRFNLAVGVAEALNYLHNECSKPVIHRDIKSSNILLSNDFEPQLADFGLAIWGPTTSSFLTHGDVVGTFGYLAPEYFMYGKVSDKIDVYSFGVVLLELLSGRKPIGSESPKGQESLVMWAKPILESGNLRSIMDPDLDGKFDEVQMQRTVLAATLCITQAARRRPKISQILKLLRGEKDVAKWVNSQIEDQHDLENQDENDDEVYPDSSAESHLGLALLDVDDNFTSFSSMEQGNRLSLEEYMKGRWSRSSSLE
- the LOC100245139 gene encoding protein kinase STUNTED isoform X2 produces the protein MQLGIFLRGWASMARYCAKRLPSDTEVLAIHNGKVVFRRCSNGQIPGDPRPSFYLPGNSNPRETQSEFADSEASDIERASSVVLQSYEEGSDKGLKDNNFSLGNEHKKVSRRSNSLFVGDPSEQRPGWPLLRRTNSVIPQAPNGRTMSVVQWVMSLPDRSPPETPQCPDKTESPLGSGIGQFTNKINQNRSSSWVELPKELELLLKTNSSDCRWFSHEVLKASTSQFSSENLIGKGGCNRVYKGILPNSKQVAVKVLKSSKEAWKDFAMEVNIMSSLKHRHIAPLLGICLEDSHLISVYEFFSRGSLEENLHGSIKHKSALSWEVRFNLAVGVAEALNYLHNECSKPVIHRDIKSSNILLSNDFEPQLADFGLAIWGPTTSSFLTHGDVVGTFGYLAPEYFMYGKVSDKIDVYSFGVVLLELLSGRKPIGSESPKGQESLVMWAKPILESGNLRSIMDPDLDGKFDEVQMQRTVLAATLCITQAARRRPKISQILKLLRGEKDVAKWVNSQIEDQHDLENQDENDDEVYPDSSAESHLGLALLDVDDNFTSFSSMEQGNRLSLEEYMKGRWSRSSSLE
- the LOC104878349 gene encoding uncharacterized protein LOC104878349 gives rise to the protein MFIVIWVWVFSVLINQMIKGFDRTVHSLFIVEDCNILVTYFLDLFLEEICGLMPVWCLVFVPREFDHIIVVLCWSPLSNMSRCSPYPPLGYVWKGVCGEALVELVIKVKREWAAAEKERKKEKRKQRKKKKEKTREKRKIKKKEQSSDKRNWSGWNAIDWEKSDHQKKREYEPQKLENFNLSEELEQHIVSESLGHSFYNGENFNRRKPCSFPCCCHKLHDDGNIIWTEFLPQKHMDPKVQTTPNRMEKFEMDATPDKVHIFPTSGLCEYVAQGMDPRPGWMLCHSASQRATNEGATETVPMTCITESHSLHESQLRELLENWVPDPQLSEHTEFDDQEWLFETRSVQKNTTEWSKPISDDLRHGSSTLYPYARYLPKADLYALPFTIIF